A genomic stretch from Malus domestica chromosome 15, GDT2T_hap1 includes:
- the LOC103401146 gene encoding protein RER1B-like, which translates to MEGLGSEGGAAAAPLAQWRSDFARAFQYYLDRSTPHTVNRWLGTLVVAMIYILRVYYVQGFYVVSYGLGIYILNLLIGFFSPKVDPELESLDGASLPTSGSDEFKPFVRRLPEFKFWYSITKAFVIAFIMTFISLLDVPVFWPILLCYWIVLFVLTMKRQILHMIKYKYVPFDIGKRRYSGKK; encoded by the exons ATGGAGGGACTTGGAAGCGAGGGCGGAGCAGCGGCGGCGCCACTGGCCCAATGGCGGAGCGATTTTGCGAGAGCATTCCAGTACTATTTGGATCGGTCAACGCCTCACACTGTGAATAGGTGGCTAGGAACCCTAGTTGTGGCAATGATTTACATTCTGCGTGTGTACTATGTTCAGGGGTTCTATGTTGTCTCCTATGGTCTGGGGATCTACATCTTGAATCTCTTGATCGGTTTCTTCTCCCCGAAGGTTGATCCGGAGCTTGAGTCCTTGGATGGCGCTTCATTGCCAACAAGTGGTTCTGATGAGTTTAAGCCTTTTGTCCGCCGCCTTCCTGAGTTTAAGTTCTG GTATTCCATCACAAAGGCATTTGTTATTGCATTCATCATGACCTTTATTTCTCTGCTGGATGTACCCGTTTTCTGGCCAATACTGCTATGCTACTGGATTGTTCTGTTTGTCCTCACAATGAAACGACAAATCCTACACATGATCAAATACAAATATGTCCCGTTTGATATCGGAAAGAGG CGGTACTCTGGAAAGAAGTAG